The following DNA comes from Candidatus Binataceae bacterium.
GGCTCCACTAGGGTAGCGGCAGGCCGGCCTGCGCGTTTTCGGTCCTCAGTATCGGGGTCTCCGAGCATCATCTTGCGAGAGTTTGCCCGATGATGGGCGATGGGAGAATTCAGTTCCAGGCGCGAGGCCAGGTGTCCGGCAACCAGTGCCTGATAGACGCGCACTATTTTTCCGGCACGGATCGCGCCGCGCAGGACGGTGAACGCTTCCGGAGTCCGCGCTATTAGCAACGCGCCCGAGGTACCGTTGTCGAGCCGATGGACCAGGCCGCCTTCGCGCGGTGTATTGCCCGCCGCCGCGGTTTCCGGAAAGCGTGCCACCATGGCGTTCATGACCGTATTGGACTCGCCGGCGAGCAGCGGATGACACGGCATGCGGCCCGGCTTGTTGACCACGATCAAGGCGCGGTCGAGGTAGAGTCTCTCGATGGCCAGCTTGGGGTTTGGCTCGATTGAATTCGCACGAAGTTCGGCGACGACTTCGACGCGATCGGTCGGACCCACAACCTGGGCTTTGTCCAGCCGAGCGCCATTGACCCGCACCATCCCGCGAACGATCAGCTCCTGTGCGGCACGCCGCGAGGGTGCGCGACCAGTCAACACCAGATAGCGGTCGAGGCGTTCTCCGGTATCGGATGGCACGACCGGCTATTTTGGTGCTGACGGCGCCGCGGGGGAAGATGCGGGCGAAGGCGCAGCGAGGCGGTGGTAATTCGGAAATTCCAGATAGGACGCGAACAGCAGGACGCCCAACAGGATGAGCGCGGCGACGATGTCCATCACCCCGAGCCTGGTGGCACCGCGTTGCGATTTGAAACGTCCGGCAATGGTCATGCAGTCTCCCTCTGCGGCGACCGGAGCGACCCTCGAGGCTTACCCTTGGGCCTGCGCGGCGCTGCGCACGGCCGAGTTGACCGCGCCGCGTCCCGCGTTGAGGGGCAGGCCAAAGAGCCGCCGCAGCTCGCGCCCGGTCAGCGATTGTTCCGCGGCCGCGATTTGCAGCGGGTTACCACGGGCAACTATCGCACCGCCCTCATCTCCGCCGCCGGGACCTAAATCCAACACGTAGTCGGCGTGCGCGATGAACTCCAGATTGTGCTCAATCACCACCAGCGCGTTGCCTTCGGCGACGAGTTTGGCCAGCACCCGCAACAAGCGGCGCACATCGGTGGAGCTCAGTCCGGTGGTGGGCTCATCGAGCAGAAACATTCGCGGCAGGCTTTTGCCCTTCGAATTAAGCGGATTCGGCTCCAGGTCCGCGAGCAGAAAGCGGGCCAGCTTGAGACGTTGCGCCTCACCACCCGACAGGTTCGAGGTGGTTTGTCCCAGGCGCAGGTACCCCAAACCCACCGAAGCGAGCGCATCGAGGCGCTTGACGATTTGCGGATGCGCCCCGAAAAACGTTCGCGCATCGTCGATGGTGAGATCGAGCACCTGGTTAATGTTAAGCCCACGGTAGCGGATCGCGAGGATCGCGGTTTGAAAGCGGCGTCCGTCGCACACCTCACACTTCACTTCGAGGTCGGCCATGAAGTGCATCTCGATGGTCACGGTTCCGGTGCCCGCACATCGTTCGCAGCGGCCCCCGGCGATGTTGAAGGAAAAGTGTTTCGCCTGGATTTTCTGACGCCGTGCTTCCGCAGACGAGGCGAACAGCTTTCGAATCTCGTCGTAGATTTTCAGATAGGTCGCGGGATTCGAGCGCATCGAGCGCGCCGGTAACTCCTGCCCCAGGTGGATGATGTCGCCGAGCTGGTCGAGTCCGTCGATGCGATCGCATTGGCCCGCCTCGGCGGCTTCTCCGCGCCGTCTGAGCCAGTGGTTGTACAGCACGTCTTCGACCAGGGTGGATTTACCGGACCCCGACACGCCGGTGACGCATGTCATCCTGCCCAGCGGGATGGCCGCGTCGAGGTCGCTCAGGTTGTGCTCGCGCGCGCCGTAGATGCGCACGGCTGGGTCGCGTTTGCTGAAGCGGCGCTCATGCGCGATCGCGCGCATCAGCAGAACCCGACCTGCCTTGCTAGCAGCGCTGGCCAGCCGGGTCGCCGCCGGCGGTGCCGCGTGGATGAGGCGGCCGCCTTCGCTGCCTCCGCCCGGGCCTAGTTCGATCACAAAATCCGCGCCTTCGATCATGGCCGGATCGTGCTCGACGACCACCACGGTGTTCCCGAAGTCGCGCAGGCGTTGCAACACGCCGAGCAGGCGGCGCGCATCCGCAGCGTGAAGACCAACGGTCGGTTCATCAAGCGCATACAGCGTGCCGATCAGCAATGAGCCGAGCGCGCTTGCGAGGTGGATTCGCTGTGCCTCGCCCCCGGAGAGCGTGCGAGCCTGACGTTCTAGGGTGAGGTAACCGAGGCCAACGTCGATCAGGTAGCCGACGCGATTTCGGAGTTCACCAATAACCACCTCGACGCGATCGTGTACGCTCTTCATCCCTGCGAGCATCTCAAGCCATTGGGCAAGATCGCGCATTG
Coding sequences within:
- a CDS encoding RluA family pseudouridine synthase, whose amino-acid sequence is MPSDTGERLDRYLVLTGRAPSRRAAQELIVRGMVRVNGARLDKAQVVGPTDRVEVVAELRANSIEPNPKLAIERLYLDRALIVVNKPGRMPCHPLLAGESNTVMNAMVARFPETAAAGNTPREGGLVHRLDNGTSGALLIARTPEAFTVLRGAIRAGKIVRVYQALVAGHLASRLELNSPIAHHRANSRKMMLGDPDTEDRKRAGRPAATLVEPVRGVGSTTMIRVVPRTGLRHQIRLHLASAGFPIVGDLLYGGPEVAALPEDRFWLHLAEIALDSPASGHIKVTAPLPGDLARLVR
- the uvrA gene encoding excinuclease ABC subunit UvrA translates to MDRSIIIRGARTHNLANISLELPHRKLSVVTGVSGSGKSSLVFDTLYAEGQRRYVQSLSTYARLFLERMDRPDVDSISEIPPALALRQKNTIKNARSTVGTVTEISDYLRLLFAGIGRTICPQCGGEVTRDTVAGAAERLLNVPGMYLFLAPFDIGSRTLADAANYLIQNGYHRVYDQNAIVETVEFADGRRSMSGPMAVVVDRVAIAGLGDSERMREALEKSFYLGTGRARVVKIERDNGSFRPVETSDFDRRFNCSHCQIAYPEPVPALFSSNSPIGACPECEGFGRTVELDLEKVIPNPNLSLRQGLIATWRTPAYREMNDWMLKLARRRKVRTAVSFREMSNEERAWLLDGDPGPHDGWDPDRWPGVHGFFKWLEGRRYKTHVRILLAKYRRFVPCPVCNGAKLKREALNVWIEGKTIADVGRMAMRDLAQWLEMLAGMKSVHDRVEVVIGELRNRVGYLIDVGLGYLTLERQARTLSGGEAQRIHLASALGSLLIGTLYALDEPTVGLHAADARRLLGVLQRLRDFGNTVVVVEHDPAMIEGADFVIELGPGGGSEGGRLIHAAPPAATRLASAASKAGRVLLMRAIAHERRFSKRDPAVRIYGAREHNLSDLDAAIPLGRMTCVTGVSGSGKSTLVEDVLYNHWLRRRGEAAEAGQCDRIDGLDQLGDIIHLGQELPARSMRSNPATYLKIYDEIRKLFASSAEARRQKIQAKHFSFNIAGGRCERCAGTGTVTIEMHFMADLEVKCEVCDGRRFQTAILAIRYRGLNINQVLDLTIDDARTFFGAHPQIVKRLDALASVGLGYLRLGQTTSNLSGGEAQRLKLARFLLADLEPNPLNSKGKSLPRMFLLDEPTTGLSSTDVRRLLRVLAKLVAEGNALVVIEHNLEFIAHADYVLDLGPGGGDEGGAIVARGNPLQIAAAEQSLTGRELRRLFGLPLNAGRGAVNSAVRSAAQAQG